In Tumebacillus amylolyticus, the sequence GAGTTTAACAGAGGAGGAATCCCGATGCAACCTCACGTCCATCTGCACAACTACCAACAAAAAGCCGGCGAAGTCGAGCAGGCCGCCCGCTCCCTGATCAACTCCGCCCTCTACTATCTCGACGACCCGTCGCTCCCCGATTCGATCGGCAACGCCCGCCGTTGCTTGGAGACGGCGAAGTCTGTTCTGATAGGGTTGTACCACCCGACAACCACCGCCGAGACCGCCGCCGTGGAATCGTGGGGCTTCTCCAACAACGTCGACCCGACGCCCCAAGACTATCCGTATTACCCGATTTAAGAAATTCGAACGACTGGTCGAATTCCGAATTCCGCGCTATAATGGAGGCACATAGACGGAAGGGGGAAGTTCGATGTCGAAACAAAACCGCTATTTCTTCTACACGATCGTCTTCGCACTTGTCGTCGCCAGCGTCATCACGAAGTCGTACCTCCTGTTCGGATGCTCGATTGTAGCAGGCATCGCGATCGGGTTCATCACGGAACTCTTCGATAACAAACGCGACGAGAAGTTCAAGCACTACAACGCGAAGCACCAATACAAGCACTAATTCTGAATCCACACCTCGACGGTGTGGATTTTGTGTTATACTGAATTGGAGAATTTTGCAGAGGAGGGTCTGTAGATGACCACACTCGATCGTAACGAGATCTGGGCACAGGCGTTTGAACTGGGGCAATTGATCCTGGAATCGCCTGAAGTCCTCACTTATAAAGCAGCGGAGAGCGCCATGCAAAGCAACGCGGAGATCGCTTCCAAGACCACGAAGTTCCGTGAGATGCAATGGCAGTACGACAAACTCGCCGAGCACGGCACCGGCCCGCACTTGAACGGTCTGCGCCAAGACATCGAAGCGTTGGCGAAGGACCTCGATTCCTACCCGGAAGTACAAGCCTACAAAGTCGCGATGACGCAGGTGGACGAGCTGTTGAAGTCGGTGACCGACCTGATCGCTTCCACGATTACGGAGAAAGCGGCGGAGTAATTTCCGCCGTTTTTTTGTTCCCCTTCCGTGAATTTCCTGCATTTGACGCGCGGAATCGTGCCATGCTATGATTGACAAAGATTTCAACCAGAACTAGGAAGCGAGGGATCATTCCCATGTCCGAGAACAACAACGACGTACATATCCACGACGAGAACTGTGATCACGATCACGAGGAAGTCGTAACGCTCACCGATGCTGAAGGCGTCGAGCGTGAATTCATCATCGTAGAAGAGATGAACGTAGAGAACGACCGCTATGCCATCCTCGTGCCGGCTGACGGCGAAGACGAAGACGGCGTGATCATGAAGATCGGCCAAGATGAGAACGGCGAGTACCTCGTCGACATCGAAGACGACGAAGAATGGAAAAAAGTCGTCGCTGCTTACGAAAAGCTCACCGACGAAGCGTAAGGATTGCAAACAAACGGCCACGGGTTCGCACGCGAACTCCGTGGCTTTTTTGAAGCCTGGAGGAACTGACCATGCGATATGACGTCATTGTGATCGGCGGCGGTCCGTCGGGGCTGATGGCGGCGATCTCGGCGGGGATGCGCGGTGCCAAGGTGTTGCTCGTGGAGAAGGGCGACAAGTTAGGCCGCAAACTGCTCATCTCCGGCGGCGGGCGGTGCAACGTCACGAACGCCAAAGAGATCGACGAGTTGATCAAGCACATCCCCGGCAACGGTCGCTTCATGTACGGCCCGTTCTCGATCTTCAACAACCGCGACATCATCGATTTCTTCGAAGGTCTCGGCATCCGCTTGAAGGAGGAAGACCGCGGCCGCATGTTCCCTGTCACCGACAAAGCCAAGTCTGTGCTCGACGCCCTCCTGCGCAAGATCGAACAGCACGACATCGAATTGCGCACCCAGACCCCGGTCGCTCATGTCCGCTATGAAAACGGGCAAGTCGCCGGCGTGAAACTGAAATCAGGTCAAGTCATCGACGCACAGGCTGTGATCATCGCGGTCGGAGGCAAGTCTGTGCCCAAGACCGGCTCCACCGGAGACGGCTATGCGTGGGCGCAAGAGGCGGGTCATACGATCACCGAACTCTACCCGACCGAAGTGCCGATTACGTCCAAGGAACCTTTTATTCGCGACCGCTCGTTGCAAGGGCTGTCGCTTCGCAACATCGTGCTCTCCGTTTGGAATGCCAAGGGCAAGAAACTCGTCGAGCACGAAGGCGATATGATCTTCACCCACATCGGTCTCTCCGGCCCCGCCGTGCTCCGTTGTTCCCAATTCGTGGTCAAGGAATTGAAAAAAAGCGGAGGCCCGGATGTCCAGATGCAACTCGATATGTTCCCCGACAAATCACGGGACGAAGTGCAACAGGACATCTGGAAACTTGCCGAAGCAGAGCCCAAGAAAGCGTTCAAGAACGTGATCAAAGGCTACGTGCCGGAGCGGATGATACCTTTGCTCTTGGAGCGCTCCGAGTTGCGCGAGGACGTGACGTTCACCAACCTGCCCAAGAAAAACGTCCAAGCCCTCGCGGAGTTGCTGAAGTCCTTCCCGATCCGTGCGACAGGCACGCTCTCGTTGGAGGAAGCGTTCATCACCGGCGGCGGTGTTCATCTCAAGGAAGTCACACCGTCCACGATGGAATCCAAGCTTATGCCCGGCCTCTACTTCGCAGGCGAAGTGCTCGACCTGCACGGGTACACCGGCGGTTTTAACATCACCGTTGCTTTCTCCACAGGCTATGTGGCAGGCAAGAGCGCGGCCGAGAGCCTCGTGAGCGTGTAGCGAAGCGTTTTTTTGGAAAAAGAAGACCCGCCCTCCGGGGAGTGCGGGTCTTTTTTTCGCGAGTTAGTTCTTGCCTTCGATGTAGGCGTCCTTGAGGTCGTATTGCGCGTAGATCGGAGAGAATTGCACACCTTTGACATAGGGTTTGGAGACGACGAGACGGTTCTTGAAATAGACCGGGCCGATCACCATGTCGTCAAGGAGGAGTTTCTCCGCTTGTATCATCAACTCCGTGCGTTTGGTGAAATCCACTTCCTTGTGAATTTGCGTCATCAACTCGTCGTACTTCTGGTTTCTGTAGTTCACGTTGTTGAAGTCCCCGCTCGACACCCACAGGTCGAGGAACGTCGTCGGGTCGTCGTAATCGGCTTGCCAAGCCCCGAGGGCGATGTCGTAGTTTTTGGCGTATTGCGCTTGCAGGACCAATTTGTACGGCTGGTAGTCGACTTCGACGTCGAGACCCAAGTTGTCATGCCAAGCTTGTTTGAGTAACTCGCCGCTTTTTCTCGATGCGTCCGTGTCGCTGAGCAGCATTTTGAATTTCGGCAGCCCGGAGAGCCCGAGTTCTTTGAGCCCTTCTTGGAGCAGGAGATTCGCCTGCTTGGCGTTCTCTGCTTGGTGGAGCTGGTCGCCCGCTTTCTGACGGAAGGAACCTGAGAAGCCATCGCTCACCCCGGTGGGTACGAATCCGTCGGCGCCTTGTGCCCCTGCGCCGAGCAGGGAGTCGGCGAATGCTTGGTTGTCCACGGCGTAGGTCAGGGCACGGCGGACTTTGGGGCTTTGGAGAGCTTCGACGTTCTCGTTGTACTGCAGGTAGTAGGCCGCGGCTTGCGGCACGCTTTGCACGTCGCGTTGCGGGGCTTTGGAAGGAACTGCGGTGTAGGAATCGAGCCAGCCGCTTTCGTAGGCGCGTCCTGCCGCTTCGATGTCTTTTTCCACTTGGAAGTCGATTTGCTCCAAGCGGACTTGGTCGCGGTTCCAATACGCGTCGTTTTTGACCAGCAAAGCGCCATGGGCGTTGTCCAAGGATTGCAGTTTGTACGGGCCGTTGTTGAGAGTCGGGTTGGATTCCTTCACCGGGGCGAACATCGGCAGGGTGACCAATCGCATGAAATGGGATTGCGAAGCGGCAAGGGTAACTTCCAAAGTCAAATCGTCCTTGGCGTGGATGCCCACATCTTCGACGGCTCCTTTTCTTTCCGTGTACTTCTGTGCGTTTTCGATACCAAAGAACTGAAATGCCCATTGCGAGAGGGTCTCC encodes:
- a CDS encoding YlbF family regulator, coding for MTTLDRNEIWAQAFELGQLILESPEVLTYKAAESAMQSNAEIASKTTKFREMQWQYDKLAEHGTGPHLNGLRQDIEALAKDLDSYPEVQAYKVAMTQVDELLKSVTDLIASTITEKAAE
- a CDS encoding DUF1292 domain-containing protein, giving the protein MSENNNDVHIHDENCDHDHEEVVTLTDAEGVEREFIIVEEMNVENDRYAILVPADGEDEDGVIMKIGQDENGEYLVDIEDDEEWKKVVAAYEKLTDEA
- a CDS encoding NAD(P)/FAD-dependent oxidoreductase, whose amino-acid sequence is MRYDVIVIGGGPSGLMAAISAGMRGAKVLLVEKGDKLGRKLLISGGGRCNVTNAKEIDELIKHIPGNGRFMYGPFSIFNNRDIIDFFEGLGIRLKEEDRGRMFPVTDKAKSVLDALLRKIEQHDIELRTQTPVAHVRYENGQVAGVKLKSGQVIDAQAVIIAVGGKSVPKTGSTGDGYAWAQEAGHTITELYPTEVPITSKEPFIRDRSLQGLSLRNIVLSVWNAKGKKLVEHEGDMIFTHIGLSGPAVLRCSQFVVKELKKSGGPDVQMQLDMFPDKSRDEVQQDIWKLAEAEPKKAFKNVIKGYVPERMIPLLLERSELREDVTFTNLPKKNVQALAELLKSFPIRATGTLSLEEAFITGGGVHLKEVTPSTMESKLMPGLYFAGEVLDLHGYTGGFNITVAFSTGYVAGKSAAESLVSV
- a CDS encoding ABC transporter substrate-binding protein, coding for MKSWMKHTVTAFGAISLLTIPGLASAAPHVTLNGTAQVYDTDPYQKNGRTLVPMRAIFEALGASIQWDEETKQVTGTKGTTTVVLQVGSTKATVNGQEVTLNQAAEQTNDRVMVPIRFISEALGADVKWDEATETVRIYSKDMADKVIHLGLSEEINSLDPAVSYSNNDQTVIQQVTEGLIRLDRSGNLQPGVAKAWDVSADGLHYTFHLRGNAKWSDGSAVTAHDFEYAWKRALNSETLSQWAFQFFGIENAQKYTERKGAVEDVGIHAKDDLTLEVTLAASQSHFMRLVTLPMFAPVKESNPTLNNGPYKLQSLDNAHGALLVKNDAYWNRDQVRLEQIDFQVEKDIEAAGRAYESGWLDSYTAVPSKAPQRDVQSVPQAAAYYLQYNENVEALQSPKVRRALTYAVDNQAFADSLLGAGAQGADGFVPTGVSDGFSGSFRQKAGDQLHQAENAKQANLLLQEGLKELGLSGLPKFKMLLSDTDASRKSGELLKQAWHDNLGLDVEVDYQPYKLVLQAQYAKNYDIALGAWQADYDDPTTFLDLWVSSGDFNNVNYRNQKYDELMTQIHKEVDFTKRTELMIQAEKLLLDDMVIGPVYFKNRLVVSKPYVKGVQFSPIYAQYDLKDAYIEGKN